The following are from one region of the Methanobacterium sp. genome:
- the npdG gene encoding NADPH-dependent F420 reductase: MKIAVIGGTGDQGIGLALRFVKAGETVIIGSRDTKKAENTVDMIKNMLDKTLNDKQRHSRFSGDDIKNIVGMTNDEAAAECDIAVLTVPIQAQIVTLRSIKDNLDGKILIDATVPLDGCIGGDPRKYIEVWQGSAAERAAEFLSKNVKVVSAFNNVCAASLLNVNENVECDILVSGDDAEAKKEVMALAEKIPGVRAVDCGPLENARIVEKITPLLINLNFRNRAKFAGIRITGLKI, encoded by the coding sequence ATGAAAATTGCAGTAATAGGTGGAACTGGAGATCAGGGTATTGGACTGGCATTAAGGTTTGTTAAAGCAGGTGAAACTGTAATAATTGGATCGAGAGATACTAAAAAGGCTGAAAATACTGTAGATATGATAAAAAATATGTTAGATAAAACCTTGAATGACAAACAACGTCATTCAAGGTTTTCTGGTGATGATATCAAAAATATTGTTGGAATGACCAATGATGAAGCAGCAGCAGAATGTGATATTGCAGTGTTAACAGTTCCTATTCAAGCCCAGATTGTTACTCTTAGAAGTATAAAGGATAATTTAGATGGAAAAATACTTATTGACGCTACAGTTCCTTTAGATGGTTGTATTGGTGGAGATCCAAGGAAATATATAGAAGTTTGGCAGGGGTCTGCAGCTGAGCGTGCTGCTGAATTTTTATCTAAAAACGTAAAGGTTGTATCTGCTTTTAACAATGTATGTGCTGCAAGCCTGTTAAATGTGAATGAAAATGTGGAATGTGATATTTTAGTATCTGGTGATGATGCAGAAGCTAAAAAAGAAGTGATGGCACTTGCAGAAAAGATTCCCGGTGTTAGGGCTGTAGATTGTGGTCCTCTTGAAAATGCAAGAATTGTAGAAAAGATCACTCCTTTACTTATAAATCTCAATTTTAGAAATAGAGCTAAATTTGCAGGTATTAGAATCACTGGCCTTAAAATATGA
- the hxlB gene encoding 6-phospho-3-hexuloisomerase produces MKYVKKTAKEITSHALGVIGKINENEVSKMIDIIQKSYCVFIVGTGRSELVGKMFAMRLMHLGFTVHVVGDVTTPAIKKNDCLIAISGSGETKTVTLAAETAKEVSAKVIGITGNLESTLSKSLDVKINIESKTKEPWKYYTSNVLKGHYDDLTPMGTLFEDTAHLFLDGLIAEFMARLGKKEIDLKRRHAIIEK; encoded by the coding sequence ATGAAATACGTAAAAAAGACAGCTAAGGAAATAACATCACATGCCCTTGGAGTTATAGGGAAAATAAATGAAAATGAAGTCTCTAAAATGATAGACATAATTCAGAAGTCTTACTGTGTCTTTATTGTGGGTACTGGAAGATCTGAACTTGTTGGAAAAATGTTTGCAATGAGACTTATGCACCTTGGTTTTACAGTTCACGTGGTTGGAGATGTTACAACTCCTGCAATTAAAAAAAATGACTGTTTAATTGCTATATCTGGCTCTGGAGAAACAAAAACAGTTACACTTGCAGCAGAAACAGCTAAAGAGGTATCTGCTAAGGTTATTGGAATAACTGGAAATCTGGAATCTACTTTAAGCAAGAGCCTTGATGTAAAGATAAACATAGAAAGTAAAACCAAAGAACCGTGGAAATATTATACATCCAATGTATTAAAGGGCCATTATGATGATTTAACGCCTATGGGGACATTATTTGAAGATACTGCTCACCTGTTCCTTGATGGGCTTATTGCAGAGTTCATGGCTCGTTTAGGCAAAAAAGAAATAGACCTAAAAAGAAGACATGCTATAATAGAAAAATAA
- the endA gene encoding tRNA-intron lyase, protein MNSELSGNLVIVRDKKGIKLHQKSHYGNIIKEGLQLSLIEALYLAEGEKISILRDGKKVPIEEMFQIIRREDLLTKYLVYSDLRNRGYIVKTGFKYGSEFRLYERGKSPGNGHSDYLVKVISEDYEIKSSDFSSYVRVAHGVNKKLLFAVVDEENDITYYNVEWTRP, encoded by the coding sequence ATGAATTCAGAGCTATCTGGAAATTTAGTTATTGTCAGGGATAAAAAAGGAATAAAGCTTCACCAGAAAAGTCACTATGGAAATATTATTAAGGAAGGGCTCCAGCTTTCACTTATAGAAGCTCTCTATCTGGCAGAGGGAGAAAAAATAAGCATTTTAAGGGATGGAAAAAAGGTTCCAATCGAAGAAATGTTTCAAATAATTCGAAGGGAAGATTTATTAACAAAATATCTGGTCTATAGCGACCTCAGGAATAGAGGTTATATAGTAAAGACCGGGTTCAAATATGGATCAGAATTCAGGCTTTATGAACGTGGAAAGTCTCCTGGAAACGGCCATTCTGATTATCTGGTAAAAGTGATTTCTGAAGACTATGAAATCAAATCCTCAGACTTTTCAAGCTATGTTAGAGTAGCTCACGGCGTTAATAAAAAGCTTCTTTTTGCTGTAGTTGACGAGGAAAATGATATAACATACTATAATGTTGAATGGACCAGGCCATAG
- a CDS encoding tryptophan--tRNA ligase: protein MIDPWSSAIIDYEKLTDQFGIKPFEEFKKEIKDPHILMKRGVIFGHRDYGRIIKAMREGKEFAVVSGMMPSGKMHIGHKMIVDQLIWYQKKGADIYIPIADMEAYSARGIDFEESRKLAISEYITSYIALGLDFEKENINIYLQSENRIVGDLAYILAKRVNFNEMKAIYGFSGSTNLAHMYVPLIQVADILHPQIKEYGGPKPTVVPVGPDQDPHIRLTRDIAERFKNRYGFITPSSTYHRFITGLTGDKMSSSKPKTAIFLSDSPETVEKKIKSAKSGGRESLEEQRELGGIPEECTVYELLVYHLVGSDKELEELYHNCKSGNIMCGECKMKAAAMMKKFFERFSKKRKKAKEEALKLLDRRFKC from the coding sequence TTGATAGATCCATGGAGTTCCGCCATAATCGATTATGAGAAATTAACAGATCAATTTGGCATTAAACCATTTGAAGAATTTAAAAAAGAGATAAAAGACCCCCATATTTTAATGAAAAGGGGTGTAATATTTGGACATAGGGATTATGGAAGAATAATAAAGGCCATGAGGGAAGGAAAAGAATTTGCAGTTGTAAGTGGGATGATGCCAAGCGGTAAAATGCACATAGGCCATAAAATGATTGTAGACCAACTTATATGGTATCAGAAAAAGGGGGCAGATATTTACATCCCTATTGCTGACATGGAAGCATATTCTGCAAGAGGAATTGATTTTGAAGAGTCAAGGAAGCTTGCAATCTCAGAATACATAACCAGCTATATTGCACTGGGTCTGGACTTTGAAAAAGAAAATATAAATATTTACCTTCAATCTGAAAACCGAATTGTGGGAGATTTAGCATATATACTGGCAAAAAGAGTTAATTTCAATGAAATGAAAGCAATTTACGGCTTTTCAGGAAGCACCAATCTTGCTCACATGTACGTGCCATTAATTCAGGTTGCTGACATCTTGCATCCTCAAATTAAGGAATACGGAGGTCCAAAGCCAACAGTGGTTCCAGTAGGGCCTGATCAGGACCCCCATATAAGGCTTACCAGGGACATTGCAGAAAGGTTTAAAAACAGGTATGGGTTTATAACGCCATCCTCAACATATCACAGGTTTATTACAGGACTTACAGGCGATAAAATGTCAAGCAGCAAGCCTAAAACAGCTATATTTTTAAGCGACTCTCCTGAAACTGTAGAAAAGAAGATTAAATCTGCTAAATCTGGGGGAAGAGAAAGTCTGGAGGAACAGCGTGAATTGGGCGGAATTCCTGAAGAATGCACTGTTTATGAGTTATTGGTGTATCATCTTGTAGGGTCAGATAAAGAACTGGAAGAACTGTATCATAATTGCAAAAGTGGAAATATCATGTGCGGCGAATGTAAAATGAAGGCTGCAGCTATGATGAAAAAGTTCTTTGAAAGATTCTCCAAAAAAAGGAAAAAAGCAAAAGAAGAAGCTCTAAAACTACTGGATAGGAGGTTTAAATGTTAA
- a CDS encoding stage II sporulation protein M has protein sequence MLRRRSGRYSDEEKFHGFFWGLYKRNEFLLIISAAVFFGSLFAGYFLAGFVDPIMAGTFRSFKESISRGQIQLTTVSIFTNNIKIAFYLYGGGILVGVTTLYLLAYNGLFIGYVASKFPIGDFIIYTIPHGIFELPGIVIAGAAGLRLASTIINIIRDVLDIKRYMPLEEQLKNILNINYPEFKESLVLFIIASVLILIGAFIEANFTLTWGSFIKGVL, from the coding sequence ATGTTAAGAAGACGTTCTGGAAGATATTCAGATGAGGAAAAATTTCACGGATTTTTTTGGGGTCTGTATAAACGCAATGAATTTTTATTAATAATTTCTGCAGCGGTATTTTTTGGCTCGCTGTTTGCAGGTTATTTTTTAGCAGGTTTTGTAGACCCGATAATGGCCGGCACGTTTCGATCATTTAAAGAGAGCATTAGCAGGGGCCAGATTCAACTCACTACTGTTTCAATATTTACCAACAACATAAAAATTGCATTCTACCTTTATGGTGGCGGAATCCTTGTTGGAGTAACCACATTATACTTGCTGGCTTATAATGGCCTTTTTATTGGATATGTGGCGTCTAAATTTCCTATAGGAGATTTTATAATTTATACAATACCTCATGGAATATTCGAACTTCCAGGTATTGTAATCGCCGGTGCTGCTGGTTTAAGGCTTGCAAGCACAATTATAAACATTATAAGGGATGTTTTAGACATCAAAAGGTACATGCCTTTGGAGGAACAGTTAAAAAATATACTAAATATTAATTACCCTGAATTTAAAGAATCTCTGGTATTATTTATAATTGCATCGGTCCTGATTCTTATAGGTGCTTTTATTGAAGCTAACTTTACTTTAACATGGGGTAGTTTCATTAAAGGTGTGTTATAA
- the twy1 gene encoding 4-demethylwyosine synthase TYW1, which yields MSLSDWNLQKLEKMGYRFVGSNRHAAAKVCHWTKKSILDEGECYKQKFYGIESHRCLQMSPSIPFCHQKCLFCWRDLSVTETQWKGDYDDPGEIIDGCIAAQRKLLCGFFGNENANKKKLDESQDPVNAAISLAGEPMLYPEIDGLIKEFHRRNFTTFLVTNGMAPEKLENLQEEPTQLYISLDAPNKKIFEKLCNPQIKNGWENLNKSLDLLSSFNCRKVLRMTCVKDFNMNNAQKYADIIKKSNPDFVEIKAYMFVGYSRRRLKWENMPSNQEIYEFADSVKDKCGLEIMDKAFESRVVLLG from the coding sequence ATGTCACTTTCAGATTGGAACCTCCAGAAACTGGAAAAAATGGGATACCGATTTGTTGGCAGTAACAGGCATGCTGCAGCTAAAGTGTGTCACTGGACAAAAAAAAGTATCTTAGATGAGGGAGAATGTTACAAACAAAAATTTTATGGTATAGAGAGCCATAGATGTCTGCAAATGTCTCCAAGCATTCCTTTCTGTCATCAAAAGTGTTTATTCTGCTGGAGAGATCTTTCAGTTACTGAAACTCAGTGGAAAGGAGATTATGATGATCCAGGGGAAATAATAGATGGATGCATAGCTGCCCAGAGAAAGCTTCTCTGCGGGTTTTTTGGAAATGAAAATGCCAATAAAAAGAAGCTGGATGAGTCACAGGATCCCGTAAATGCTGCAATTTCCCTTGCAGGTGAGCCAATGCTTTATCCAGAAATTGATGGTTTAATTAAGGAGTTTCACAGAAGAAACTTTACAACTTTTCTGGTTACAAATGGTATGGCTCCAGAAAAGCTTGAAAATTTACAAGAAGAACCTACACAGCTTTATATTTCTCTTGATGCACCGAATAAAAAGATATTTGAAAAGTTATGCAATCCTCAAATTAAAAATGGCTGGGAAAATCTAAATAAAAGTCTTGACCTGCTTTCAAGCTTTAACTGCAGGAAAGTGCTTAGAATGACATGTGTTAAGGATTTCAATATGAACAATGCTCAAAAATATGCAGATATTATTAAAAAAAGCAATCCTGACTTTGTTGAAATCAAAGCATATATGTTTGTAGGATATTCCAGAAGAAGATTAAAATGGGAAAATATGCCCTCAAACCAGGAAATATATGAGTTTGCAGATTCTGTTAAAGATAAATGCGGCCTTGAAATTATGGATAAAGCTTTTGAAAGTAGAGTTGTGCTTTTGGGCTAA
- a CDS encoding DUF1002 domain-containing protein: MKKLIAGILLILMALNPIYGASGFAITFGETTYANPQWKSSTLDYFQSHTDKKVTDATTKVITASEVNQIAKGITGRTYSSKQIFSCAMVDLSYNQGIKIIVDKNKIGVVTPKMYANALKSSGIENGYVVVTAPVQSSGEAALTGVLKSYEVAVGTPIPESAKKAATEELYTSERIANQTGQNPDKIADLFEQVKNEVQKQDLQDPAQIKIIVINIANNMNININDQQAQQIADAISNSKKVQADLAEFKQQLQNVSSQVSQSGGILDQIMAYIQAVVDYIKGLIYGQ, translated from the coding sequence ATGAAAAAACTGATAGCAGGAATTTTGCTCATATTAATGGCTTTAAACCCCATATACGGAGCTTCAGGGTTTGCAATAACATTTGGAGAAACTACTTACGCTAATCCTCAATGGAAAAGTTCAACACTGGACTATTTCCAGTCACATACTGATAAAAAAGTTACTGATGCTACAACTAAGGTTATAACAGCATCTGAGGTAAACCAGATAGCTAAAGGCATCACTGGGAGAACATATTCTTCAAAACAGATATTTTCATGTGCCATGGTTGACTTAAGCTATAATCAGGGAATAAAAATAATTGTAGATAAAAATAAAATAGGTGTGGTCACACCGAAAATGTATGCAAATGCATTAAAATCCTCTGGAATTGAAAATGGATATGTTGTGGTCACGGCCCCAGTTCAATCCTCTGGAGAAGCTGCTTTGACTGGAGTATTAAAATCTTATGAAGTTGCTGTAGGTACACCAATCCCTGAAAGTGCTAAAAAGGCAGCAACAGAAGAGCTTTATACCTCTGAACGAATAGCAAATCAAACCGGTCAAAATCCGGATAAAATCGCTGATCTTTTTGAACAGGTTAAAAATGAAGTTCAAAAACAGGATTTACAGGATCCAGCTCAAATTAAGATAATTGTAATTAACATTGCAAACAATATGAACATTAATATAAACGACCAGCAGGCCCAGCAGATTGCAGATGCCATTTCAAATTCCAAGAAAGTTCAGGCTGATCTTGCAGAATTTAAACAACAGCTTCAAAATGTTTCAAGCCAGGTTAGTCAGTCTGGAGGGATTTTAGATCAAATAATGGCCTACATCCAGGCAGTCGTGGATTATATTAAAGGATTGATATATGGACAGTGA
- a CDS encoding 2-oxoacid:acceptor oxidoreductase family protein: protein MRKEIRFAGFGGQGILLSGIILGRAAALYENNYAFQTQSIGPEARGGISRAEVVISDNPKDYPKVRNLDILIAMSQESLDTYIKDLDSGKILIYDPDMMINFPDREDIDIYTVPSTQTAYDIGNKIVANVAMLGALVSITNIISKESLKNAVSDAVPPKFKELNLKALEKGFELGQKIKG from the coding sequence ATGAGAAAAGAAATAAGATTTGCAGGATTTGGAGGGCAGGGCATACTTTTATCAGGTATAATATTGGGGAGAGCTGCTGCACTGTATGAAAACAATTATGCCTTTCAAACCCAATCAATAGGTCCAGAAGCCAGGGGAGGAATATCCCGTGCAGAGGTGGTAATCTCTGATAATCCCAAGGATTATCCAAAAGTTAGAAATTTAGACATACTGATAGCGATGTCCCAGGAGTCTCTGGACACATATATAAAGGACCTGGATTCTGGAAAAATCCTTATTTATGACCCGGATATGATGATTAATTTCCCTGACAGAGAGGATATAGATATATACACAGTTCCTTCCACTCAAACTGCCTATGATATTGGAAATAAAATAGTTGCCAATGTTGCAATGCTTGGGGCACTGGTTAGCATTACAAATATAATATCAAAAGAATCTTTAAAAAATGCAGTGTCTGATGCTGTGCCGCCGAAATTTAAGGAATTAAACTTAAAAGCTCTTGAAAAAGGATTTGAATTAGGGCAAAAAATAAAAGGATGA
- a CDS encoding 2-oxoacid:ferredoxin oxidoreductase subunit beta, producing the protein MEQHFALKYLREDRLPHIFCSGCGIGTIINCASKAFDDLNVDMDNTVMTSGIGCSSRIPGYYNCDSLHTTHGRPIAFATGVKSYNPDLDVVTFTGDGDCAAIGGNHFIHACRRNIDITIVCVNNYIYGMTGGQVSPTTPTGKKATTTPYGNPERPFDLCKVAEASGASYVARWTTSHPFQLSKSIKKGMETKGLAFIEVMSQCYTYYGRMNNIKSNTDLMKLIKSSTVSINKAKRLKEEELYGKLIIGEFVNIEQPEFTDELYKIIENECLIEYPSISKTSKEY; encoded by the coding sequence ATGGAACAACATTTTGCTTTAAAATATTTAAGAGAAGACAGATTACCCCACATATTCTGTTCTGGATGCGGAATTGGAACAATTATAAACTGTGCAAGCAAGGCATTCGATGATTTAAATGTGGATATGGATAATACAGTAATGACATCAGGAATAGGCTGTTCTTCAAGAATTCCAGGATATTATAACTGTGATTCATTGCACACAACTCATGGAAGACCAATCGCATTTGCAACAGGAGTTAAATCATACAATCCTGATCTAGATGTTGTTACATTTACAGGTGATGGAGATTGTGCAGCAATTGGAGGAAACCATTTCATACATGCATGCAGAAGGAACATCGATATTACAATCGTATGTGTAAATAACTACATATATGGTATGACTGGAGGACAGGTCTCCCCAACAACGCCGACTGGAAAAAAAGCCACTACCACACCCTATGGAAATCCTGAAAGGCCTTTTGACTTATGTAAGGTAGCTGAAGCTTCTGGAGCTTCCTATGTTGCAAGATGGACTACTTCCCATCCATTTCAACTGTCAAAATCCATTAAAAAAGGAATGGAAACCAAAGGACTGGCATTTATTGAAGTGATGTCTCAGTGCTATACCTACTATGGAAGAATGAATAACATAAAATCCAACACAGATCTTATGAAATTAATTAAATCAAGCACAGTATCAATAAATAAAGCAAAAAGACTAAAAGAAGAGGAATTATATGGGAAACTTATAATCGGGGAGTTTGTAAATATAGAACAGCCTGAATTTACTGATGAACTATATAAAATAATAGAAAATGAATGTTTAATTGAGTATCCATCGATATCAAAAACATCTAAAGAATATTAA
- a CDS encoding 2-oxoacid:acceptor oxidoreductase subunit alpha yields the protein MTIDNNGKLKPGSYFIQGNEACSEGAIAVGCDFFGGYPITPSSEVAERIAKRLPQIGKAFIQMEDEIGALAAVIGASWAGAKAMTATSGPGFSLMQEHIGYGAMTETPFVIVNVQRGSPSTGQPTMASQSDMMQAKWGSHGDYQIVALAPSSVQECFEFTVKAFNLSEKYRVPAFVMSDEIVGHMREKLIIPEEIEIIERKEGLNKFPFYPEEDLIPKMPTFGKRHKSHITGLTHSEKGYPDAASKPDEHHKLVERLNKKILNYAHEIYSFEEKYLDDCGDVVVVSYGAPSRSAETAVNELRENGVSAGFFKLEVVWPFPDNKILEIARKTEKIIVPEMNFGQIAREVERASKGFCEVTLLPKTGGEIHFPEEIIAIASGNEKRRKNSLVQRLEEIIATTTGR from the coding sequence ATGACGATAGATAACAATGGAAAACTTAAACCTGGTAGCTATTTTATACAGGGTAATGAAGCATGTTCTGAGGGCGCCATAGCAGTAGGGTGCGATTTTTTTGGAGGTTACCCTATAACTCCATCATCTGAGGTTGCAGAAAGAATAGCAAAGCGTCTGCCTCAAATTGGAAAAGCATTTATTCAGATGGAAGATGAAATAGGAGCATTAGCAGCGGTTATTGGGGCATCATGGGCTGGTGCAAAGGCAATGACTGCTACAAGTGGACCGGGGTTTAGTTTGATGCAGGAGCACATAGGCTATGGGGCAATGACAGAAACTCCATTTGTTATAGTCAATGTACAGAGAGGATCTCCTTCAACAGGACAACCTACAATGGCATCTCAAAGTGATATGATGCAGGCAAAGTGGGGTTCTCATGGAGATTATCAAATAGTTGCCCTGGCACCTTCCTCAGTTCAGGAGTGTTTTGAATTTACAGTAAAGGCATTTAATCTTTCTGAAAAATACAGGGTTCCAGCATTTGTAATGAGTGATGAAATAGTGGGGCATATGCGGGAAAAACTAATCATACCTGAAGAGATTGAGATAATCGAAAGAAAAGAAGGGCTTAATAAATTTCCATTCTATCCAGAAGAAGATTTAATTCCTAAAATGCCCACATTTGGTAAAAGACATAAGTCACACATAACTGGATTGACTCACAGTGAAAAAGGATATCCTGATGCAGCATCGAAGCCTGATGAACATCATAAATTAGTGGAAAGATTGAATAAAAAGATATTAAACTATGCCCATGAGATATATTCCTTTGAAGAGAAATATCTGGATGATTGTGGGGATGTTGTGGTAGTATCCTACGGGGCGCCATCAAGGTCTGCAGAGACTGCTGTAAATGAGCTCCGTGAAAATGGAGTTAGTGCAGGCTTTTTCAAATTGGAAGTTGTCTGGCCATTTCCAGATAATAAAATATTAGAAATTGCCAGAAAAACAGAAAAAATTATAGTGCCTGAGATGAATTTTGGTCAAATTGCAAGAGAAGTGGAGAGGGCTTCAAAAGGATTCTGTGAAGTAACATTACTTCCAAAGACAGGGGGAGAAATACATTTCCCTGAAGAAATTATTGCTATAGCATCAGGGAACGAAAAACGACGTAAAAATTCATTGGTTCAAAGATTAGAAGAAATTATTGCTACAACAACAGGGAGATAA
- a CDS encoding ferredoxin family protein — MISIHEELCKGCYICIESCPKNIFKVSKDLNKKGIYPSIVEDIEECNYCGICEIMCPDQSIVVKK, encoded by the coding sequence ATGATATCCATACATGAAGAACTATGCAAAGGGTGTTATATTTGCATAGAGTCCTGTCCAAAAAATATATTCAAGGTTTCTAAGGATTTAAACAAAAAGGGGATTTACCCCTCAATAGTGGAAGATATTGAAGAATGTAATTATTGTGGTATTTGTGAAATAATGTGTCCTGACCAATCAATTGTGGTGAAAAAATGA
- the purE gene encoding 5-(carboxyamino)imidazole ribonucleotide mutase has product MSDVVIIMGSSSDMNIAKRAVDIFENFGITYDITIASAHRTSERVRDITVESTRNGTKAFIAIAGLAAHLPGIVKANTTRPVIGVPVESKLNGLDALFACVQTPKGVPVATVGIDRGENAAILAAEIIGIYNKDVRKKVLDYKSAMVKKIDEDQEYIRKEIGGKYLIARSYGKPLADVEEKFKIYGNEKTIGENENDVLIVAGSYSDIKIVESVVETLKSFDIKYKIEIASPNRYPQKLHKAVVNGTISGTKVFICVSGLSGFVSGAVAAHTDRPVISVPHSVKLGGLDSLLTMIQMPPGVPTATVGIDNGKNAAILAIEIIAVDNKKLKEKLTSFRKNLSEMVDFINIR; this is encoded by the coding sequence TTGTCAGATGTTGTAATTATAATGGGAAGCTCCTCAGATATGAATATAGCAAAAAGAGCAGTTGATATATTTGAAAATTTTGGTATAACTTATGATATAACAATAGCATCCGCACACAGGACTTCTGAGCGAGTAAGAGATATAACTGTTGAAAGCACAAGAAATGGGACAAAGGCATTTATAGCAATTGCAGGACTGGCCGCACATTTACCTGGAATTGTTAAGGCCAATACAACCAGACCAGTGATAGGCGTCCCTGTGGAATCTAAATTAAATGGTTTAGATGCACTGTTTGCCTGTGTCCAAACACCCAAAGGTGTCCCTGTAGCGACGGTTGGGATTGATAGAGGTGAAAACGCAGCGATACTGGCCGCTGAAATAATAGGTATTTATAATAAAGATGTTAGAAAAAAGGTCCTTGATTATAAATCAGCCATGGTTAAAAAAATAGATGAGGATCAAGAATACATAAGAAAAGAAATTGGCGGGAAATATTTAATAGCCAGGAGTTATGGAAAGCCCCTTGCAGACGTGGAAGAGAAATTTAAAATATATGGAAATGAAAAAACCATCGGTGAAAATGAAAATGATGTTCTTATAGTGGCTGGAAGCTATTCAGACATAAAAATAGTTGAATCTGTCGTTGAAACCCTGAAATCTTTTGACATAAAGTATAAAATCGAAATAGCATCCCCCAACAGATATCCTCAAAAATTGCATAAAGCAGTGGTTAATGGAACTATTTCCGGAACAAAGGTGTTCATATGTGTATCTGGATTATCTGGTTTTGTATCAGGAGCAGTAGCTGCACATACCGACAGGCCAGTTATATCTGTGCCCCACAGTGTAAAATTGGGAGGTCTGGATTCTCTTCTTACCATGATACAGATGCCGCCAGGTGTTCCAACAGCAACAGTTGGAATTGATAATGGAAAAAACGCCGCTATTTTAGCAATTGAAATAATTGCAGTAGATAATAAAAAATTAAAGGAAAAATTAACCTCATTTAGAAAAAATCTAAGCGAAATGGTAGATTTTATAAATATAAGGTAA
- a CDS encoding DegT/DnrJ/EryC1/StrS family aminotransferase, whose translation MIPIAKPFIGDEEINEVESVLRSGFIAQGPKVAEFEEKFADYIGTRHAVATSSGTTALHVALLCAGIDKDDEVITTPFSFAATSNSVLYAGAKPVFVDIEPETYNINPELIEEAITDKTKAILPVHLYGQPADMDSINKIAKNHDLKVIEDAAQAHGAVYKGINVGLLGDMACFSFYPTKNITTGEGGMITTDNNGFDHDARALRAHGESERYQHVILGYNFRMTDIAAAIGVVQLKRLDGFNEKRIENAEYLTEHIRYIDGIEPPFVQDGVKHIFHQYTIRVGNGKRDELRDFLNNEGIGTGIHYPKPIYRQKLYENLGFTANCLEAEKAAEEVLSIPVNPALSARDLGKIVSVLEDASDRFLS comes from the coding sequence ATGATACCAATTGCCAAGCCATTTATCGGTGATGAGGAAATAAATGAAGTAGAATCTGTTTTAAGGTCTGGATTTATAGCACAGGGGCCAAAAGTAGCTGAATTTGAAGAAAAGTTTGCAGATTACATTGGAACTCGCCATGCTGTTGCCACAAGTTCAGGAACTACTGCACTGCATGTTGCCCTTCTTTGTGCAGGGATAGATAAAGATGATGAAGTGATAACAACTCCCTTTTCCTTTGCTGCTACTTCAAACAGTGTTCTTTATGCTGGTGCAAAGCCTGTTTTTGTAGATATTGAGCCTGAAACATATAATATAAACCCTGAATTAATTGAGGAAGCTATAACCGATAAAACAAAGGCCATACTGCCAGTTCATCTTTATGGCCAGCCTGCAGATATGGACTCTATAAATAAAATAGCCAAAAATCATGACTTAAAAGTGATTGAAGATGCTGCACAGGCTCACGGTGCTGTATATAAAGGTATAAATGTGGGTTTATTGGGAGATATGGCATGTTTTAGCTTTTATCCAACAAAAAACATCACTACAGGTGAAGGGGGCATGATCACAACTGATAATAATGGATTTGATCATGATGCACGTGCTTTAAGGGCACATGGTGAAAGTGAAAGATACCAGCATGTTATTCTGGGTTATAATTTCAGAATGACTGATATAGCAGCTGCAATAGGAGTTGTTCAGCTTAAAAGACTTGATGGATTCAATGAAAAGAGAATTGAAAACGCTGAATATCTTACAGAGCATATCAGGTATATTGATGGAATTGAACCTCCATTTGTACAGGATGGTGTTAAACACATTTTCCATCAATACACTATAAGAGTGGGTAATGGAAAAAGAGATGAATTAAGGGACTTTTTAAATAATGAAGGAATAGGAACGGGAATACACTATCCAAAGCCTATTTACAGGCAAAAACTTTATGAAAATTTAGGTTTTACAGCTAACTGTCTGGAAGCAGAAAAAGCTGCAGAAGAAGTCCTTTCAATTCCAGTAAACCCTGCGTTAAGTGCTCGAGACCTTGGAAAAATAGTATCTGTTCTTGAAGATGCTTCAGATAGATTTTTAAGCTGA